In the genome of Porphyrobacter sp. ULC335, one region contains:
- a CDS encoding DUF885 domain-containing protein, with product MTLRLALAASTALLFVATPALAQTAAATTTTAAPASQSEHDKLFALFEDADERELALNPLSRLFRGDEENAGRLGDLLTDSSFLASRTDIKLNLALLAAIDRAKLDATDALAYDVFKYTQERALAGVTDEMRALTEVRPLNHFFGLHTFYPTFASGTGVAPFKTLANYEDNLSRHDDYIAFVDRAISKFRDGMKSGVVETKLTVGIMVTQLDTQINQPIAESQYMGPVKTFPEGISDADKARLTTAYEAKTAAIYAANTRLRDFLRDEYLPAARDSIGLSQMKGGDKLYARLVEDSTTLPLAPETIHQLGLSEVARIKADLEKLKKEVKFKGTLTQFFDYVRTDPKFQPKTREGLTQDYYRIGREVDAKIGDYFSLIPKSPLEIRPYDPTTEKFEAGGSYQSGSADGARPGVFYFNAYDLPSRLTPGNVTLYLHEGAPGHHFQISLAQENEALPAFMRYGGTTAYVEGWALYAETLGYEMGFYKDPWNRYGTLQDEQLRAMRLVVDTGIHAKGWTRDQAIAFMMDNSGMTRTEVIAEVDRYIAIPSQALAYKIGALTIQELRKKAELKLGRRFDIKAFHEQVLNTGGLPLAVLEAKIDRWIAAEAAK from the coding sequence ATGACCTTGCGCCTTGCCCTTGCCGCGTCGACCGCGCTGCTGTTCGTTGCCACGCCTGCGCTCGCCCAGACCGCTGCCGCAACCACGACGACCGCCGCCCCCGCCAGCCAGTCAGAGCACGACAAGCTTTTCGCCCTGTTCGAAGATGCAGACGAACGCGAACTGGCACTCAATCCGCTCAGCCGTCTGTTCCGCGGTGACGAGGAGAATGCGGGCCGGCTGGGCGATCTACTGACCGATTCAAGCTTCCTCGCCTCGCGCACCGACATCAAGCTGAACCTCGCGCTGCTGGCCGCCATTGACCGCGCCAAGCTCGATGCGACCGACGCGCTCGCCTATGATGTGTTCAAGTACACGCAGGAGCGCGCGCTGGCCGGCGTCACCGACGAAATGCGTGCGCTGACCGAGGTGCGCCCGCTCAACCACTTCTTCGGGCTGCACACCTTTTATCCGACATTCGCCAGCGGCACCGGGGTCGCCCCGTTCAAGACCCTCGCCAATTACGAGGACAACCTGTCGCGGCACGATGATTACATCGCCTTCGTCGACCGGGCGATCAGCAAGTTCCGCGATGGCATGAAGAGCGGCGTGGTCGAAACCAAGCTGACTGTCGGGATCATGGTCACCCAGCTCGACACGCAGATCAACCAGCCGATCGCGGAGTCCCAGTACATGGGGCCGGTGAAGACCTTCCCCGAGGGAATCTCCGATGCCGACAAGGCGCGTCTGACGACGGCTTACGAGGCCAAGACCGCCGCAATCTACGCCGCCAACACGCGGCTGCGCGATTTCCTGCGCGACGAGTATCTGCCGGCCGCGCGCGACAGCATCGGGCTCAGCCAGATGAAGGGCGGCGACAAGCTTTACGCCCGGCTGGTCGAGGATTCGACCACCCTGCCGCTCGCCCCGGAGACGATCCACCAGCTTGGCCTTTCGGAAGTCGCGCGCATCAAGGCTGATCTCGAAAAGCTCAAGAAGGAAGTGAAGTTCAAGGGCACGCTGACCCAGTTCTTCGACTATGTCCGCACTGATCCCAAGTTCCAGCCCAAGACCCGCGAAGGGCTGACGCAGGACTATTACCGGATCGGCCGCGAGGTCGATGCCAAGATAGGCGACTACTTCTCGTTGATCCCCAAGTCGCCGCTCGAAATCCGCCCCTATGACCCCACGACCGAGAAGTTCGAAGCGGGCGGCTCCTACCAGTCCGGTTCGGCCGACGGAGCGCGGCCCGGCGTGTTCTATTTCAACGCCTATGACCTGCCGAGCCGCCTGACGCCGGGCAATGTCACGCTGTACCTCCACGAAGGCGCGCCGGGGCACCACTTCCAGATCAGCCTGGCGCAGGAAAACGAGGCCCTGCCCGCGTTCATGCGTTACGGCGGGACGACCGCCTATGTCGAAGGCTGGGCGCTGTATGCCGAGACGCTCGGTTACGAGATGGGCTTCTACAAGGATCCCTGGAACCGCTACGGCACCTTGCAGGACGAACAGCTGCGCGCGATGCGCCTCGTGGTCGATACCGGCATCCACGCCAAGGGCTGGACCCGCGATCAGGCGATCGCATTCATGATGGACAATTCGGGCATGACGCGGACCGAGGTGATCGCCGAAGTGGACCGTTACATCGCGATCCCGTCGCAGGCCCTGGCCTACAAGATCGGCGCCCTGACGATCCAGGAACTGCGCAAGAAGGCCGAACTCAAGCTTGGCCGCAGGTTCGACATCAAGGCATTCCACGAGCAGGTTCTCAACACCGGCGGCCTGCCATTGGCCGTGCTTGAAGCCAAGATCGACCGCTGGATCGCTGCCGAAGCTGCGAAATAG